A single window of Aspergillus puulaauensis MK2 DNA, chromosome 5, nearly complete sequence DNA harbors:
- a CDS encoding putative chromate ion transporter (COG:P;~EggNog:ENOG410PHR0;~InterPro:IPR003370;~PFAM:PF02417;~TransMembrane:10 (i100-126o146-165i177-195o201-218i300-317o337-357i369-393o399-423i435-459o496-516i);~antiSMASH:Cluster_5.8;~go_function: GO:0015109 - chromate transmembrane transporter activity [Evidence IEA];~go_process: GO:0015703 - chromate transport [Evidence IEA]) — protein sequence MLIPTQSRLISSLRALNRKWRSHAEAAGPARREDPVLGRLGETIRHTWHLGVTSFGGPPVHFQIFYTRFVEQEKWVDEQTYQELFAICQGLPGPASTKMLFCLALLHAGFIPALLVFFLWCVPGAVGMYALSLGVQQIDETLPAPVYALLSGLNASTVGIIALAAVQLAEKAILDKLSRILVIFGACAGLCYSALWYFPVLMLSGGLATALWDGWLYQQIARAKRAWRDRNRQPEPEGDTPSLRDTEPASARDSGQETGTEMLRMRKSGTGPLSQSPASTPDTVEREVPPSQDHIIRTRVGAVILVFFFASFIAILVSRAKLSYPPLALDLFANMYLAGTVIFGGGPVVIPMLRSYVVDPGWVSSRDFLIGLAIIQAFPGPNFNFAVFLGALALRTTPYPTIFGAFLGGLGIFFPGITLAVAIQSFWRVLRKQTYVLNFLRGVNAAAVGLVFTAVYRLWEIGYLAPSEQDGQSLAKEPWWVVITAVTYAESAWFKVPPAVAILIGAVLGLCWYGVVKPAW from the exons ATGCTCATCCCAACACAATCGCGACTTATCTCGTCCCTACGCGCACTGAATCGGAAATGGCGCAGTcatgcagaagcagcaggccCTGCGCGTCGAGAGGATCCTGTACTGGGTCGTTTGGGCGAAACTATTCGCCATACCTGGCATCTAGGAGTTACGTCTTTCGGGGGCCCACCTGTTCATTTCCAGATCTTCTATACCCGGTTtgtcgagcaggagaagtggGTTGATGAACAGACG TACCAAGAGCTGTTTGCCATATGCCAGGGTCTTCCAGGGCCGGCCTCTACAAAGATGTTATTCTGCTTAGCGTTACTCCATGCGGGTTTTATCCCCGCCTTGCTCGTATTTTTCCTCTGGTG TGTCCCCGGCGCAGTCGGAATGTAtgccctctccctcggcgTGCAACAAATTGACGAAACACTCCCTGCACCGGTCTACGCCCTTCTCTCCGGCCTGAATGCCTCAACTGTAGGCATAATTgcgcttgctgctgttcaaCTAGCTGAAAAAGCGATCCTTGATAAGCTCTCCCGGATATTGGTAATCTTCGGCGCATGCGCTGGCCTCTGCTATAGCGCACTTTGGTACTTCCCTGTCCTCATGCTTTCTGGCGGTCTTGCCACTGCGCTATGGGATGGATGGCTGTATCAGCAGATTGCGAGGGCAAAAAGGGCGTGGAGGGATAGAAACCGGCAGCCTGAGCCAGAGGGTGATACACCCAGTCTGAGGGACACGGAACCTGCATCTGCGAGGGACTCAGGACAGGAGACGGGGACAGAGATGTTACGAATGAGGAAATCTGGTACAGGGCCTTTGTCGCAGAGCCCAGCTAGTACCCCAGATACAGTAGAAAGGGAAGTGCCCCCATCACAGGACCACATAATCCGCACTCGTGTTGGGGCTGTAattcttgtcttcttctttg cctccttcATCGCCATTCTCGTTTCAAGAGCCAAGCTCTCTTACCCCCCGTTAGCTCTCGACCTTTTCGCAAATATGTACCTAGCCGGCACAGTGatcttcggcggcggcccTGTCGTCATCCCCATGCTCCGGTCCTACGTTGTAGATCCCGGCTGGGTTTCAAGTCGCGACTTCCTAATCGGCCTAGCTATAATCCAAGCCTTCCCCGGCCCAAATTTCAACTTTGCCGTCTTTCTTGGAGCACTCGCCCTCCGGACAACACCATACCCGACTATCTTCGGAGCATTTCTCGGTGGCCTCGGGATTTTCTTCCCCGGAATCACGCTTGCTGTCGCGATTCAGTCCTTCTGGCGTGTCTTGCGGAAGCAGACGTATGTTCTCAATTTCCTGCGCGGCGTGAATGCAGCTGCTGTAGGATTGGTCTTTACGGCAGTATACCGGCTTTGGGAAATTGGGTATTTGGCTCCGTCGGAACAAGACGGGCAGAGTCTGGCTAAAGAGCCCTGGTGGGTTGTTATTACTGCTGTTACTTATGCCGAGAGTGCCTGGTTTAAGGTCCCCCCTGCAGTGGCGATTTTGATAGGTGCCGTGCTTGGATTGTGTTGGTATGGTGTTGTTAAACCTGCTTGGTGA